From Lathamus discolor isolate bLatDis1 chromosome 15, bLatDis1.hap1, whole genome shotgun sequence, a single genomic window includes:
- the TMEM250 gene encoding transmembrane protein 250 encodes MPVIPIPRRVRSFHGPHTTCLHSACGPVRTTHLVRTKYNNFDIYLKSRWMYGFIRFLLYFSCSLFTSILWVALSILFCLQYLGIRIFLRFQYKLSIILLLLGRRRVDFSLMNELLIYGIHVTMLLVGGLGWCFMVFVDM; translated from the coding sequence ATGCCGGTAATCCCCATTCCCCGCCGGGTCCGCTCGTTCCACGGCCCCCACACGACCTGCCTGCACTCGGCCTGTGGCCCGGTGAGGACCACTCACTTGGTGCGTACCAAGTACAACAATTTCGACATCTATCTCAAATCCCGATGGATGTATGGATTCATCCGTTTCCTGCTGTACTTCAGCTGCAGCCTGTTTACCTCCATCCTCTGGGTGGCACTCTCTATCTTGTTTTGCCTTCAGTACCTTGGCATCCGGATCTTTCTGCGTTTCCAGTACAAACTCTCCATCATCCTCCTCTTACTGGGGCGAAGGCGTGTAGACTTCAGCCTCATGAATGAACTGCTCATCTATGGGATTCATGTGACCATGCTGCTAGTGGGGGGGCTGGGATGGTGTTTCATGGTATTTGTGGATATGTAA